In Trichoplusia ni isolate ovarian cell line Hi5 chromosome 7, tn1, whole genome shotgun sequence, a single genomic region encodes these proteins:
- the LOC113495963 gene encoding uncharacterized protein LOC113495963 — protein sequence MPHVDNRQATATEDFRRVLREKALSHSLFYMKLSAGVAPELAREPAPAHAPRRNGGSAGARAPPIGRVPRQAQPRVSELLRRFEPAPMQYLRPPRNSSPPEYISSSDDDDRAAVRRRSRDLSDDSAVELETRLRRHSHPRDITPPPDTMSPRRERTLIEANVVELGRRSSEGCEIRGRCVRTPSVVVSDYSDGVVAVGATEEEVDWLRSRSLSADSACSSCSTLSSREDDEFESPTMPKKMINAD from the coding sequence ATGCCGCACGTCGACAACCGGCAAGCGACGGCGACAGAAGATTTCCGGCGCGTGTTGCGGGAAAAAGCGCTGAGCCACAGTCTGTTCTACATGAAGCTGAGCGCAGGAGTCGCGCCGGAGCTCGCGCGGGAgccggcgcccgcgcacgcGCCGCGCAGAAACGGCGGCAGtgcgggcgcgcgcgcgccgccgatCGGCCGCGTCCCTCGACAGGCGCAACCGCGCGTCTCCGAACTGCTGCGACGCTTCGAACCCGCCCCGATGCAGTACCTCAGACCCCCGCGGAACTCCTCGCCACCAGAGTACATTTCATCCTCTGACGACGACGACCGCGCCGCCGTCAGACGCCGCAGCCGCGATTTGAGCGACGATTCTGCCGTCGAATTGGAGACGCGTTTGCGGAGACACTCACATCCTCGCGACATCACGCCTCCGCCAGATACGATGTCGCCCAGACGGGAGAGGACTCTGATCGAGGCCAATGTGGTGGAGCTGGGGCGGAGGAGCAGCGAGGGCTGTGAGATCCGCGGGCGGTGCGTGAGGACGCCCAGCGTAGTGGTGAGCGACTACTCGGACGGCGTGGTGGCGGTGGGCGCCACGGAGGAGGAGGTGGACTGGCTGCGCTCGCGCTCGCTCTCCGCCGATTCCGCCTGCTCGTCCTGTTCCACGCTCTCCAGCCGCGAGGACGACGAGTTCGAATCCCCGACGATGCCAAAAAAG